The following proteins are encoded in a genomic region of Alistipes shahii WAL 8301:
- a CDS encoding TIGR01212 family radical SAM protein (This family includes YhcC from E. coli K-12, an uncharacterized radical SAM protein.) — protein MTYPWGDTRRFNSYAGYFRRLFGCRVQKLSVDAGFTCPNRDGTIGEGGCTFCNNGAFTPSYCMPSKSVGQQIAEGIEFHRNRYRSAQRYLVYFQAFSNTYAPLERLKRLYDEALAHPGVAGIVVGTRPDCVDERKLDYFAGLARDRYVALEYGIESTFDATLRAVNRGHDFACARRAVEMTAARGLHVGAHFILGLPGETDAMLLDQVERINALPLTTVKFHQLQVFRATPMAAEYDAAPERFRFWEPEEYIDLFVEILRRLRPGVVVERFASEAPPRYHYGRNWGLVRNEQLLAMLEKRLEERNVYQGEIFTTFAADKLRQR, from the coding sequence ATGACTTACCCGTGGGGCGATACGAGGCGGTTCAACTCCTATGCGGGGTACTTCCGCCGTCTGTTCGGCTGCCGGGTGCAGAAACTTTCCGTCGATGCGGGCTTCACCTGCCCCAACCGCGACGGGACGATCGGAGAGGGAGGGTGTACGTTCTGTAACAACGGAGCGTTCACCCCTTCTTATTGCATGCCCTCGAAGAGCGTCGGGCAGCAGATCGCCGAGGGGATCGAATTCCACCGCAACCGCTACCGTTCGGCGCAGCGCTACCTGGTCTATTTCCAGGCTTTTTCCAACACCTACGCCCCGCTGGAGCGGCTGAAGAGGCTTTACGATGAGGCCCTCGCGCATCCCGGCGTGGCGGGAATCGTCGTCGGCACGCGCCCCGACTGCGTCGACGAGCGCAAGCTCGATTACTTCGCCGGGCTGGCCCGGGATCGGTATGTCGCCCTCGAATACGGCATCGAATCGACCTTCGACGCCACGCTCCGGGCCGTCAACCGGGGCCACGACTTCGCGTGCGCCCGCCGCGCCGTCGAGATGACCGCCGCGAGGGGCCTGCACGTCGGCGCGCACTTCATCCTCGGACTTCCCGGCGAGACCGACGCGATGCTGCTCGACCAGGTGGAGCGGATCAACGCCCTGCCGCTCACGACCGTGAAGTTCCACCAGTTGCAGGTTTTCCGCGCGACGCCGATGGCCGCCGAGTACGACGCCGCACCGGAGCGTTTCCGCTTCTGGGAGCCGGAGGAGTACATCGACCTGTTTGTCGAAATCCTCCGCCGGCTGCGTCCCGGCGTGGTCGTCGAACGTTTCGCCTCGGAGGCTCCGCCGCGCTACCATTACGGCCGCAACTGGGGCCTCGTGCGCAACGAGCAGCTGCTCGCGATGCTCGAAAAAAGATTGGAGGAACGCAATGTATACCAAGGCGAAATTTTTACTACCTTTGCCGCAGACAAACTTCGGCAGAGGTAG
- a CDS encoding YifB family Mg chelatase-like AAA ATPase translates to MFVRTFAGAVAGIDAVAVTVEVNIAGGGLGMYLVGLPDNAVKESEQRIRAAFENSGERMSGKKVVVSLAPADLRKEGAGFDLPIAVGILAAMGRIDAGAVAGTMFVGELSLDGSLKPVRGVLPVAVRARSEGLRRVVLPAENAAEAAVVDGIEVIGATTLRQVVGYLNGEAEIAPAVPADDEPFAAAATHYAEDFADVRGQTHVKRALEIAAAGGHNVIMVGAPGSGKTMLARRLPTILPPLSREEALETTKIHSVAGKAGVTGGLMTRRPFRAPHHTASQVAVIGGGQSPRPGEVSLAHNGVLFLDELPEFGRSVLEVLRQPLEEKKIVVSRARYSVEYPANFTLVAAMNPCPCGYYNHPTKECTCSPGSVHRYMGRISGPLMDRIDLHVEVTPVTPQELSAAAPGEASAAVRERVIRARAVQEARFGGVEGVHTNSMMNSAMLREYCRLDAASAALLERAMERLSLSARAYDRILKAARTIADLAGRADIVQADIAEAINYRSLDRGNWGR, encoded by the coding sequence ATGTTCGTTCGTACATTTGCAGGAGCGGTCGCCGGGATCGACGCCGTGGCGGTGACCGTCGAGGTCAACATCGCCGGCGGCGGTCTGGGCATGTACCTCGTGGGACTGCCCGACAATGCCGTGAAGGAGAGCGAACAGCGCATCCGGGCGGCGTTCGAGAACTCGGGCGAGCGGATGTCGGGCAAGAAGGTGGTCGTGAGCCTCGCTCCGGCCGACCTGCGCAAGGAGGGGGCGGGTTTCGACCTGCCGATCGCCGTGGGAATCCTCGCGGCGATGGGCCGCATCGACGCCGGGGCGGTCGCCGGGACGATGTTCGTCGGCGAACTGTCGCTCGACGGCTCGCTCAAACCCGTGCGGGGCGTGCTTCCCGTTGCGGTCCGGGCGCGTTCGGAGGGGCTGCGGCGGGTGGTGCTGCCGGCGGAAAACGCGGCGGAGGCCGCGGTTGTCGACGGCATCGAGGTGATCGGCGCCACGACCTTGCGCCAGGTCGTCGGATACCTGAACGGCGAGGCGGAGATTGCGCCTGCCGTGCCGGCCGACGACGAACCGTTCGCCGCGGCGGCGACGCACTATGCGGAGGATTTCGCCGACGTGCGGGGCCAGACGCATGTGAAACGTGCGCTGGAGATCGCCGCGGCGGGAGGGCACAACGTCATCATGGTCGGTGCGCCGGGTTCGGGCAAGACGATGCTCGCACGGCGTCTGCCGACGATCCTGCCGCCGCTTTCGCGCGAAGAGGCGCTCGAAACGACCAAGATACACTCCGTGGCGGGCAAGGCGGGCGTGACGGGCGGGCTGATGACCCGGCGGCCGTTTCGCGCTCCGCATCATACGGCTTCGCAGGTTGCCGTGATCGGCGGCGGGCAGTCGCCCCGGCCGGGCGAGGTGTCGCTGGCCCACAACGGCGTGCTGTTCCTCGATGAGCTGCCCGAATTCGGGCGCAGCGTGCTCGAAGTGCTGCGGCAGCCGCTGGAGGAGAAGAAGATCGTGGTTTCGCGGGCCAGATACAGCGTCGAATACCCGGCGAATTTTACGCTCGTGGCGGCGATGAATCCCTGCCCGTGCGGCTATTACAACCACCCGACGAAGGAGTGCACCTGTTCTCCGGGGTCGGTGCACCGTTATATGGGGCGCATTTCGGGTCCGCTGATGGACCGCATCGACCTGCATGTGGAGGTGACGCCCGTGACTCCGCAGGAGTTGTCGGCGGCTGCGCCGGGCGAGGCGAGCGCTGCGGTTCGCGAACGGGTCATCCGGGCGCGGGCGGTGCAGGAGGCGCGCTTCGGCGGTGTCGAGGGGGTTCATACCAACTCGATGATGAACAGCGCGATGCTGCGCGAATACTGCCGCCTCGATGCGGCTTCGGCCGCGCTGCTGGAGCGGGCCATGGAGCGGTTGTCGCTCTCGGCGCGGGCCTACGACCGTATCCTGAAGGCGGCGCGCACGATCGCCGACCTGGCGGGACGCGCCGACATCGTTCAGGCGGACATCGCCGAGGCGATCAACTACCGGTCGCTGGACCGGGGGAACTGGGGACGATGA
- a CDS encoding ComF family protein: MSILNDLVRDVASLLFPPRCAVCGEPLTRGERTVCTLCRATAPLTGYWREADNPVVRRCWGMVPVCQASGFLFFVRASGWRRLIHGFKYRGAWRTAREMGAWYGRYLRESGLYDDVEVVVPLPLHPFKRCRRGYNQSEYIAEGIAAQLGVEVDRRSVSRVRNTASQALKPRRERAGNVEDAFAVCRPERLAGRHVLLVDDVMTTGSTLLSCASAILRDAPGCRISIAALAVSQRELGVKE, translated from the coding sequence ATGTCGATCCTCAATGACCTCGTCCGCGATGTCGCGTCGCTGCTGTTCCCGCCCCGCTGCGCCGTCTGCGGGGAGCCGCTTACGCGCGGCGAACGCACGGTCTGCACCTTGTGCCGCGCCACGGCGCCGCTGACGGGCTACTGGCGCGAGGCCGACAACCCCGTGGTGCGCCGATGCTGGGGCATGGTCCCCGTCTGTCAGGCTTCGGGCTTTCTGTTCTTCGTCCGCGCGAGCGGCTGGCGGCGGCTGATCCACGGCTTCAAGTACCGCGGGGCGTGGCGCACGGCCCGGGAGATGGGCGCGTGGTACGGGCGGTATCTGCGTGAAAGCGGACTCTACGACGACGTGGAGGTGGTCGTTCCGCTGCCGCTGCACCCCTTTAAGCGTTGCCGGAGGGGGTATAACCAGTCGGAATACATCGCCGAGGGGATCGCCGCGCAGTTGGGCGTGGAGGTCGACCGCCGCAGCGTCAGCCGGGTGCGCAACACCGCCAGCCAGGCCCTCAAGCCCCGCCGCGAGCGGGCCGGCAACGTCGAAGACGCCTTTGCGGTGTGCCGTCCCGAACGGCTCGCCGGGCGGCACGTCCTGCTGGTCGACGACGTGATGACCACCGGCTCGACGCTGCTTTCGTGCGCCTCGGCGATCCTGCGCGATGCGCCCGGCTGCCGCATCAGCATCGCCGCCCTCGCCGTCTCGCAGCGCGAACTGGGCGTGAAGGAGTAG
- the priA gene encoding primosomal protein N', whose protein sequence is MQLYADIVLPLAQPVYTFAVPGGTDVAAGQAVAVQFGARKFYTGIVWRVHDRRPDFKTVKPIQRVLYDAPLLSAQQMALWEWIASYYMCSLGEVMRVALPALMKPSGDTEEEFSGDEFRPRTECYVSLAAELRDEGRFHEVCEKIERRAPKQYEALLELAAAGDETRIATGEVARRLLRADYAVLHALERKKYIVCTQRERSVERGGSAFRLPELTAHQLTALNALREQFAAGKTTALLQGVTGSGKTEIYIHLIAEVLSRGGDVLLLVPEIALTAQLIERMERIFGSRVTPYHSKLTNRRRTETYLRLNRSDGGEFVVGVRSSVFLPLKHLQLIVVDEEHDASYKQTEPAPRYNARDCAVVMARLTGGRTLLGSATPSLETWLNAASGKYGRAELTERYGDARPPEILVSDTLRAARRGERKAHFNKLLLDRIGETLDRGGQVMLFQNRRGFSPYVACSECGWTARCPHCNVTLTYHKGGRKLVCHYCGHTEDVPAKCPSCKVTDVLPMGFGTEKVEEEISRIFPEARVARLDRDSVTSEKAFSAIIADFEARRTDILVGTQMITKGFDFAGVSLVGILNADNLLNNPDFRAAERAFQLMMQVAGRAGRRDDGGEVVIQTSEPGHPVIRQVAAGDFEGMARAQLAERKAFFYPPYARLTSLTLRHRDPSVLRNGVMDLAARLRTRFGRRLLGPMTPPVDRIRGEYLVGLLLKIESGASSARARELLAAELKTFAGNPAFKSITVVVNVDPQ, encoded by the coding sequence ATGCAGCTCTACGCCGACATAGTTCTTCCGCTGGCGCAGCCCGTCTACACGTTTGCCGTGCCCGGAGGCACGGACGTCGCGGCCGGGCAGGCCGTGGCGGTGCAGTTCGGCGCACGCAAATTCTATACGGGCATCGTGTGGCGGGTCCACGACCGCCGGCCCGATTTCAAAACCGTCAAACCGATCCAGCGCGTGCTCTACGATGCGCCTCTGCTCTCGGCGCAGCAGATGGCGCTGTGGGAGTGGATCGCCTCGTACTATATGTGCTCCCTGGGGGAGGTGATGCGCGTGGCGCTGCCTGCGCTGATGAAGCCTTCGGGCGACACGGAGGAGGAGTTCTCCGGCGACGAGTTCCGTCCCCGCACCGAGTGTTACGTGTCGCTGGCTGCGGAACTCCGCGACGAGGGGCGTTTTCACGAAGTCTGCGAGAAGATCGAACGGCGCGCCCCGAAGCAGTACGAGGCGCTGCTCGAGCTGGCTGCGGCCGGCGACGAGACGCGCATCGCGACGGGCGAGGTGGCCCGCCGCCTGCTCCGGGCCGATTATGCCGTGCTGCACGCCCTCGAGCGCAAGAAATACATCGTCTGCACCCAGCGCGAACGTTCGGTCGAGCGCGGCGGGTCGGCCTTCCGCCTTCCGGAGCTGACGGCGCACCAGCTGACGGCGTTGAACGCCCTGCGCGAACAGTTCGCCGCCGGGAAAACCACCGCTCTTTTGCAGGGCGTCACCGGTTCGGGCAAGACCGAGATTTACATCCACCTGATCGCCGAGGTGCTCTCCCGGGGCGGCGATGTTTTGCTGCTGGTGCCCGAAATCGCCCTTACGGCGCAGCTGATCGAGCGCATGGAGCGCATCTTCGGCAGCCGCGTCACTCCGTACCATTCCAAACTCACCAACCGCCGCCGCACGGAGACCTACCTGCGGCTGAACCGCTCCGACGGGGGCGAGTTCGTGGTCGGCGTGCGGTCGTCGGTCTTCCTGCCGCTGAAGCATTTGCAGCTGATCGTCGTCGACGAGGAGCACGACGCCAGCTACAAGCAGACGGAGCCTGCGCCGCGCTACAACGCCCGCGACTGCGCCGTGGTGATGGCGCGCCTGACGGGGGGCCGGACGCTGCTGGGCAGCGCCACGCCGTCGCTCGAAACGTGGCTCAACGCCGCGTCGGGCAAATACGGGCGCGCGGAGCTGACTGAGCGTTACGGCGACGCCCGCCCGCCCGAAATCCTCGTTTCCGACACCCTGCGCGCCGCCAGGCGCGGCGAGCGCAAGGCCCATTTCAACAAACTCCTGCTGGACCGGATCGGCGAGACCCTCGACCGGGGCGGGCAGGTGATGCTGTTTCAGAACCGCCGCGGGTTTTCGCCCTACGTCGCGTGTTCCGAGTGCGGCTGGACGGCCCGCTGCCCCCATTGCAACGTGACGCTGACCTACCACAAGGGCGGGCGGAAACTCGTCTGCCACTACTGCGGCCATACGGAGGACGTGCCGGCGAAGTGCCCTTCGTGCAAGGTCACCGATGTGCTCCCGATGGGCTTCGGGACCGAGAAGGTCGAGGAGGAGATTTCCCGGATTTTCCCCGAAGCGCGGGTTGCCCGTTTGGACCGGGACAGCGTGACCTCCGAAAAGGCGTTCAGCGCCATCATCGCCGATTTCGAGGCCCGCCGGACCGATATTCTGGTCGGCACGCAGATGATCACCAAGGGTTTCGACTTCGCGGGGGTGTCGCTCGTCGGCATCCTCAATGCCGACAACCTGCTGAACAACCCCGATTTCCGGGCCGCCGAACGGGCTTTCCAGCTGATGATGCAGGTGGCGGGCCGCGCCGGACGGCGCGATGACGGGGGCGAGGTGGTGATCCAGACCTCCGAACCGGGGCATCCCGTGATCCGGCAGGTCGCGGCGGGCGATTTCGAGGGGATGGCCCGCGCACAGCTCGCCGAGCGCAAAGCCTTTTTCTATCCGCCCTATGCGCGGCTCACGTCGCTCACGCTGCGCCACCGCGACCCTTCGGTGCTCCGAAACGGGGTCATGGACCTCGCCGCACGCCTGCGCACCCGTTTCGGCCGCCGTCTGCTGGGGCCGATGACCCCGCCCGTCGACCGCATCCGCGGCGAATACCTCGTGGGCCTTCTGCTGAAAATCGAGAGCGGCGCCTCTTCGGCCCGCGCCCGCGAACTGCTCGCGGCCGAGCTGAAAACCTTTGCCGGAAACCCGGCGTTCAAGTCGATCACCGTTGTCGTCAATGTCGATCCTCAATGA
- the murC gene encoding UDP-N-acetylmuramate--L-alanine ligase, with product MEYKNVYFLGIGGIGMSALARYFLHGGYAVAGYDRTPSHLTGELEAEGAAVHYEDDVRLIPEGFLDPKKTMVVYTPAVPQDHGEYRYFREHGFCVEKRSQMLGHLAEGKYVMAVAGTHGKTTTSTMVAWLNRALTGGGSAFLGGISKNFGGNLVLGDGGRLAVEADEFDRSFLRLYPDVAVVTSADADHLDIYGTHEAVKEAFSQFVRQIRPGGSLIIKRGVDIVIDNPGIAVYRYSYDEPCDFYARNVQLLEGGHYRYDLVTPSGAFEGCTLGVPGWVNIENAVAAVASVWCAAKAGGTPLDADKLRGALASFSGVKRRFEFYVNTPKQVYMDDYAHHPRELAATLTSVRKMFPGRRITALFQPHLYTRTRDLHAEFAEALSHADEVVLLPIYPAREEPIPGITSEIIARRVAAPCRIVDRDHLADEVAAMDTDVVISFGAGNIDACCPALAERLKMKS from the coding sequence ATGGAATACAAGAACGTCTATTTTCTGGGTATTGGCGGCATCGGCATGAGTGCCCTGGCGCGCTATTTTCTGCACGGGGGGTATGCCGTCGCGGGCTATGACCGCACGCCTTCGCACCTGACCGGCGAACTCGAAGCGGAGGGCGCGGCGGTCCACTACGAGGACGACGTGCGGCTGATCCCCGAAGGATTTCTCGACCCGAAGAAGACGATGGTCGTCTACACCCCGGCCGTGCCGCAGGATCACGGCGAATACCGCTATTTTCGCGAACACGGTTTCTGCGTCGAGAAGCGTTCGCAGATGCTGGGGCATCTTGCGGAGGGCAAATACGTGATGGCCGTGGCGGGCACGCACGGCAAGACCACCACTTCGACGATGGTGGCATGGCTCAACCGCGCGCTGACGGGCGGCGGCTCGGCTTTTCTGGGGGGCATTTCGAAGAATTTCGGCGGCAATCTGGTGCTGGGCGACGGCGGGAGACTGGCTGTCGAGGCCGACGAGTTCGACCGGTCGTTCCTGCGGCTGTATCCCGACGTGGCGGTGGTCACCTCGGCCGACGCCGACCACCTCGACATCTACGGGACGCACGAGGCGGTGAAGGAGGCCTTCTCGCAGTTCGTGCGGCAGATCCGGCCGGGCGGCTCGCTCATCATCAAGCGGGGCGTCGACATCGTGATCGACAACCCCGGGATCGCCGTATACCGTTATTCCTACGACGAGCCGTGCGATTTCTACGCCCGCAACGTGCAGCTGCTCGAAGGGGGGCATTACCGTTACGACCTGGTGACACCCTCGGGCGCGTTCGAGGGGTGCACGCTGGGCGTTCCGGGGTGGGTCAACATCGAAAACGCGGTCGCGGCCGTCGCTTCGGTGTGGTGCGCCGCGAAGGCCGGAGGAACTCCGCTGGATGCCGATAAGCTGCGCGGCGCGCTGGCCTCGTTCTCGGGGGTGAAACGGCGTTTCGAGTTCTATGTCAACACCCCGAAGCAGGTCTATATGGACGACTACGCCCATCATCCGCGCGAGCTGGCCGCAACGCTCACCTCCGTGCGGAAGATGTTCCCCGGGCGGCGGATCACGGCGCTGTTCCAGCCCCACCTCTACACCCGTACGCGCGACCTCCATGCGGAGTTCGCCGAGGCGTTGTCGCATGCCGACGAAGTGGTGCTGCTGCCCATCTACCCGGCGCGCGAGGAGCCGATTCCGGGCATCACCTCGGAGATCATCGCCCGACGGGTCGCCGCGCCGTGCCGTATCGTCGACCGCGACCATTTGGCCGACGAGGTGGCCGCGATGGACACCGACGTTGTGATCAGCTTCGGCGCCGGCAATATCGACGCCTGCTGCCCCGCATTGGCGGAGCGATTAAAAATGAAAAGCTAA
- a CDS encoding YitT family protein — MKPINPDIVLKPVKEYVLMAVGMLMYSFGWIGCILPAGGVGGGAAGLSLVLCNALSTAGIDLQIGTMVFIINAVLLLVAGFIVGWNFGLKTIFCVVIISLGMNFWQEVLPDGNFLGVDNLLAIVMGGILAGAGIALCFSQGGSTGGTDIVAMIINKYRTVSYGKILIYSDFVIIGSALLVGMGISAVIYGYVMTAVVGYTVDMIMAGNQQSSQVFIVTHDYEKMAQAIVDNVHRGVTLIDSQGWYSKKESKIVMVVCRKRETSMILKFVKTIDPEAFMTVGSVMGVYGKGFQTIGKG; from the coding sequence ATGAAACCCATCAATCCCGACATCGTGCTCAAACCCGTCAAGGAGTATGTTCTGATGGCTGTCGGCATGCTGATGTACTCTTTCGGCTGGATCGGCTGCATACTCCCGGCCGGCGGCGTCGGCGGCGGCGCCGCAGGTCTGTCGCTCGTGCTGTGCAATGCGCTCTCGACGGCGGGAATCGACCTGCAGATCGGTACGATGGTTTTCATCATCAATGCCGTCCTGCTGCTGGTCGCCGGGTTTATCGTGGGGTGGAATTTCGGTCTCAAGACCATCTTCTGCGTGGTGATCATCTCCTTGGGCATGAACTTCTGGCAGGAGGTGCTTCCCGATGGCAACTTCCTCGGGGTCGACAACCTGCTGGCCATCGTCATGGGCGGTATTCTGGCCGGCGCCGGCATCGCGCTCTGCTTCTCGCAGGGCGGCTCGACGGGCGGCACGGACATCGTGGCCATGATCATCAACAAGTACCGCACGGTCAGCTACGGCAAAATCCTCATCTACTCCGATTTCGTCATCATCGGTTCGGCCCTGCTGGTGGGCATGGGCATCAGCGCCGTGATTTACGGCTACGTGATGACGGCCGTCGTGGGTTACACGGTCGATATGATCATGGCCGGAAACCAGCAGTCGAGCCAGGTCTTCATCGTCACGCACGACTACGAGAAAATGGCCCAGGCGATCGTCGACAACGTCCACCGCGGGGTGACGCTCATCGACTCGCAGGGGTGGTATTCGAAAAAGGAGTCCAAAATCGTCATGGTGGTCTGCCGCAAGCGGGAGACCTCGATGATCCTCAAATTCGTCAAGACCATCGACCCCGAGGCCTTTATGACCGTCGGATCGGTCATGGGCGTCTACGGGAAGGGATTCCAGACAATCGGGAAGGGCTGA
- the murG gene encoding undecaprenyldiphospho-muramoylpentapeptide beta-N-acetylglucosaminyltransferase, with translation MKRIILSGGGTGGHIYPAVAVAEALKRRFGDGVEILFVGAEGKMEMEKVPALGYRIVGLPIAGLQRRLDWRNLAVPFKAVKSIRMAKRIIRDFGADAVVGFGGYASAPVLWAAQRMGVPTVIQEQNSYAGVTNKILAKGARRICTAYEGMERFFPAAKIVLTGNPLRGRFSKEGADRAEALEYYGLTPDLPVILVVGGSLGTRSLNEMMKAWIVGTDGKAPVQVIWQTGKYYEREMQAFLAAHPAAHVWQGAFIDRMDYAYAAADLVVSRSGAGTVSELCLVAKPVLFVPSPNVAEDHQTKNARALETKGAAVVVPDAECQTKAMPRAVELLADRETLAAMSRNLEALARPDAAEDIVNEIVKVMK, from the coding sequence ATGAAACGCATCATTCTTTCCGGAGGTGGAACCGGAGGCCATATCTACCCGGCCGTGGCTGTGGCCGAGGCCTTGAAACGGCGTTTCGGCGACGGGGTGGAGATTCTCTTCGTCGGGGCCGAGGGCAAGATGGAGATGGAGAAGGTCCCGGCGCTGGGCTACCGCATCGTGGGCTTGCCGATCGCGGGCCTTCAGCGGCGGCTGGACTGGCGCAACCTGGCGGTGCCGTTCAAGGCGGTGAAGAGCATCCGGATGGCGAAGAGGATCATCCGCGACTTCGGGGCCGACGCCGTGGTGGGCTTCGGCGGCTATGCCAGCGCTCCGGTGCTGTGGGCCGCGCAGCGGATGGGCGTGCCGACCGTGATTCAGGAGCAGAACTCCTATGCGGGCGTGACGAATAAAATCCTCGCGAAGGGCGCGCGGCGCATCTGCACGGCTTACGAAGGCATGGAACGCTTCTTCCCGGCGGCGAAGATCGTCCTGACGGGCAATCCCCTGCGGGGCCGCTTTTCGAAGGAGGGCGCCGACCGCGCCGAGGCGCTGGAATATTACGGGCTGACGCCCGATCTTCCGGTGATCCTGGTGGTCGGCGGGTCGCTCGGCACACGGTCGCTGAACGAGATGATGAAGGCGTGGATCGTCGGGACGGACGGCAAGGCCCCCGTGCAGGTGATCTGGCAGACGGGCAAGTACTACGAGCGCGAAATGCAGGCCTTTCTGGCCGCGCACCCCGCCGCGCACGTCTGGCAGGGGGCTTTCATCGACCGCATGGACTACGCCTACGCCGCGGCCGATCTGGTCGTCTCGCGCAGCGGGGCCGGGACGGTCTCCGAGTTGTGCCTCGTTGCCAAGCCGGTGCTGTTCGTTCCGTCGCCCAACGTGGCCGAGGACCATCAGACCAAAAACGCCCGGGCGCTGGAGACGAAGGGCGCGGCGGTGGTCGTTCCGGACGCCGAGTGCCAGACGAAGGCGATGCCGCGGGCCGTGGAGCTGCTGGCGGATCGGGAGACGCTGGCGGCGATGAGCCGCAATCTGGAGGCGCTGGCCAGGCCCGACGCCGCGGAAGATATTGTCAATGAGATTGTAAAGGTAATGAAGTGA
- the dnaB gene encoding replicative DNA helicase: MAKDFTPSSRNREAFEAMTDTVGNVPPQAVELEEAVLGALMLEKDCIITVQEFVSPEAFYTEEHRLIYKAINELSMELKPIDLYTVTERLKAKKELKKVGGASYLAQLTQKVGSAANVEFHAKIIAQKYVQRELIRSATEIQKRSYDESTDVTELIGYAEGEIFKVAEGHVKRSVQSSKDILARALMQIEEASKNTSAFSGVPSGFMALDRVTLGWQLSDLIIVAARPSMGKTAFVLSMARNMAVDHEQGVAFFSLEMSSVQLMMRLIIAETGLSGNDVKSGRLTPEQWRHLESATKPLGTAPLFIDDTPALSVFEFRSKARRLKIHNDIKIIIIDYLQLMTGNQDTKGNREQEVAFISRTLKAIAKELNVPMIALSQLSRATEMRGGSKRPQLSDLRESGAIEQDADIVAFIHRPEYYGINQDENGMPTAGMAEIILAKHRNGAVCDVNLRFLKEQARFADVEDSMLPPAQAAESQQAYDDYASGSNSQPGTSGLGAAMGGEFDVNRSTKIDDEAPF, translated from the coding sequence ATGGCGAAAGATTTTACACCCTCCTCCCGCAACCGGGAGGCGTTCGAGGCGATGACCGATACCGTCGGCAACGTACCCCCGCAGGCGGTCGAGCTGGAGGAGGCCGTGCTCGGTGCGCTGATGCTCGAAAAGGACTGCATCATCACCGTGCAGGAGTTCGTCTCCCCCGAGGCGTTCTACACCGAGGAACACCGCCTGATCTACAAGGCGATCAACGAACTGTCGATGGAGCTGAAACCCATCGACCTCTATACCGTGACCGAGCGGCTCAAGGCCAAGAAGGAGCTGAAGAAGGTGGGCGGCGCTTCGTACCTCGCGCAGCTGACCCAGAAGGTCGGTTCGGCGGCCAACGTCGAGTTCCACGCCAAGATCATCGCCCAGAAATACGTGCAGCGCGAGCTGATCCGCTCGGCGACCGAGATTCAGAAACGCTCCTACGACGAGTCGACCGACGTCACGGAGCTGATCGGTTACGCCGAAGGCGAGATCTTCAAGGTCGCCGAGGGGCACGTCAAACGTTCGGTGCAGTCGTCCAAGGACATCCTGGCCCGGGCGCTGATGCAGATCGAGGAGGCATCGAAGAACACCAGCGCCTTCAGCGGCGTGCCGTCGGGCTTCATGGCTCTGGACCGCGTGACGCTGGGCTGGCAGCTGTCCGACCTGATCATCGTCGCCGCGCGTCCCTCGATGGGTAAGACAGCCTTCGTGCTCTCGATGGCCCGCAACATGGCCGTCGACCACGAGCAGGGCGTGGCGTTCTTTTCGCTCGAAATGTCCTCCGTGCAGCTGATGATGCGTCTGATCATCGCCGAGACGGGACTTTCGGGCAACGACGTCAAGTCGGGGCGTCTGACGCCCGAGCAGTGGCGGCACCTCGAATCGGCCACCAAGCCGTTGGGCACGGCGCCGTTGTTCATCGACGACACTCCGGCCCTTTCGGTCTTCGAGTTCCGCTCGAAGGCCCGGCGTCTGAAAATTCATAACGACATCAAGATCATCATCATCGACTACCTCCAGCTGATGACCGGCAATCAGGACACGAAGGGCAACCGCGAGCAGGAGGTGGCCTTCATTTCGCGTACGCTGAAGGCCATCGCCAAGGAGCTGAACGTGCCGATGATCGCCCTTTCGCAGTTGAGCCGCGCCACCGAAATGCGCGGCGGCTCGAAGCGTCCCCAGCTGTCGGACCTCCGCGAGTCGGGCGCTATCGAGCAGGACGCCGACATCGTGGCCTTCATCCACCGTCCGGAGTATTACGGCATCAACCAGGACGAGAACGGCATGCCCACGGCGGGCATGGCCGAGATCATCCTCGCCAAGCACCGTAACGGCGCGGTGTGCGACGTGAACCTGCGCTTCCTGAAGGAGCAGGCCCGCTTCGCCGACGTGGAGGACTCGATGCTGCCGCCCGCGCAGGCGGCGGAGAGCCAGCAGGCCTACGACGACTACGCCAGCGGTTCGAACAGCCAGCCGGGGACGTCGGGCCTCGGTGCGGCGATGGGCGGGGAGTTCGACGTCAACCGCTCGACGAAGATCGACGACGAAGCGCCTTTTTAG